GCTGCTTTTCTTCATGCCCTTTGGAATTCTCTGGTTAAAGGGGGGAGTGACAAGTATCTGGGCATGAGCGCGGTAGTTTTGGGGCATGTGCCCTTTGCCTTGCTGGCTCTGTTGTTTGTACCGCTACCGGCCCTGGAGAGTATTCCCTATATCCTCGCGGGAATCGTGCTCCACACCGGCTATCAGATTTTCCTGCTCTATTCCTACAAGCTAGGGGATTTAACCCAAGTTTACCCTATGGCACGTGGAACAGCGCCCCTGTTGGTGGCTGGTGTTTCGGTATTGTTTCTTGGTGAGGTGCTTGCGGGGCTGGAGCTTTTGGCAGTCTTTACCATTGCAGCAGGCATTTTGAGTATTTCATTGGAGCGCAAGCGCAGCGGAGCACGCAATAACGGAGCTTCAATTTTGGCCTTTATAACAGGGTGTTTTATTGCATCTTATTCTCTTATTGATGGTATGGGGGCCCGCATCTCCGGAAACTCGCTGAGCTTTTACTCTATCCTGTCTCTGGGAAATTCCCTGCTATTTTTCTTAATCATGCTTTACCGCAATCCATTGGTGCTGAAGCGGTTGGTACTGCATAATAAACTCTTATTTCTGGGGAGTGGGTTGGCGTCATATGTAGCCTATGCGCTTGTCATTTGGGCATTTACCCTTGCCCCGATTGCTCTGGTGACTGCACTACGTGAAACAAGTATTATTTTTGCGCTGGTGATTGGTACCTTTGTGCTCAAAGAAAGCATTAGTGTTTGGCGGGTTTTCTCGACCATGATGACCTTAATGGGCGCGGCTCTTCTACGCTTTGCAAAGTGACGGAAATACTGTATTTCCGCTCTCAAGACTTACTGTAAGTGCCAAGAGGTATCCCATGCGTATTCTGGGTTTTAGCGACCTTCATCGTAAGCAAGATGTTGCCTATTCCATTGTAGAGGAAAGTGCTCAAGCGGACGT
This genomic window from Pseudovibrio sp. M1P-2-3 contains:
- a CDS encoding DMT family transporter, which gives rise to MEFYVFVAVIAAAFLHALWNSLVKGGSDKYLGMSAVVLGHVPFALLALLFVPLPALESIPYILAGIVLHTGYQIFLLYSYKLGDLTQVYPMARGTAPLLVAGVSVLFLGEVLAGLELLAVFTIAAGILSISLERKRSGARNNGASILAFITGCFIASYSLIDGMGARISGNSLSFYSILSLGNSLLFFLIMLYRNPLVLKRLVLHNKLLFLGSGLASYVAYALVIWAFTLAPIALVTALRETSIIFALVIGTFVLKESISVWRVFSTMMTLMGAALLRFAK